GTTCAGTGATTCATATTTATCTGGTCAAATGATTGTGATTATACTACGGGTCGAATAGTAATGATGATAACGAATGGAAACCCAAAttcatttgtttattatatcttCTATCTATAAAGCGGTGTTCCAAGATATATCTTCTACCGTTTGTTTTTGGTCAACCCTCTTTTCTTGTGTTATCCGTCAAATCTTTACTCAAAATGATATCGACAACCTGAAGACCCAAAATATCGTAATTTATTTGACAAAAAGGAAGTCATGGTTTGCACAGAAGATCTATCAATCTTATCGTACCATCAACTAAGCAGCGCCCTTCCATCGTGCTTTAAACGTTATTCTAAGCCTtaattttgttacttttttatttttcttgctcaaacaaaaataaaaaataataaaaagatctGTCTTGGCCccgtttttaattttgttaccTTGTTCAACGcatatcttttgatttttcattttccaaagcGTGTTCAGTTCATTCAATCTTGTAGCGTTTGTTACTTTTCTCATCAGCTACTGGCAGTAATATCCTCGTGCTCAATTCGATAGTCTAGCTAATGGGTATGCTTAAGAGCTAAACAGCCTTCTAAATTCTTGGtcaattcaaaatctcataaaaaatcAACAAGTACATTTTCAAGCCAATAATAATAACCATCCAATTGACCGTCAAACTGTCACGCTCCtcctattacttttttactaatATCATAACAAGACCTACATCCAACGGTTAGAAagtgttactttttttttttttgtgtgtgggCCTTTTGGGAGGGGAAGGTGTGGAATTCTTTGACggcctttattttctttagctTCTCCGACCTTCCTCGAAATGTTGTAGTAGTTTCCTCTCCACTTCATGTAGATGTAGTGTTCTCTTTATAGCCTTTTCCGCTTCGGCAGCTCTTCCCATCTTTTCCAACATCGAAAGAGAGTATTTGATTCAGTAAAATATATGAGCAGATAAACCCCACGTGCAATCTTCCCACTCTCTAGTCTTTCAAACAAACCACCAGCATTTAGTATTATTAAACTGAGAGCAGCTAATTAAACACGTGCCCATATTCCTActactttcaattttcaagtcAGTGCGAAGTTAGTCCACTCAACAGATAGGAAATTTCCTAGTATCGGAATCTTCTACACATTTAGGTAATTCGTTCTTTTAAGTCTAACCATTATTCTCAATTAAAGTCATTCCCAATCATCTCAAATTTCACCTTTGCTTGAAGAGGCTCTTACTCGGAAAAACAACCATTATGCACATGTAAATAATTTGTGACtcaaattgaaatttttgattgaaaaattactacaatttattttttcaagtgcTCTCTTGGGTCACTATACAAAGTCTTAAAAGATTAGTACGCCTTTTTTTCCCCTTGGTTTTATGTCGGTGTGAAGTTTCGCAGATTTAGATGCTTGAATATTGGAGTTTATTAAATGTGTCGACCGAAGTTCGCCTTAACAGGCTGGTGAGTTTGCTTCCAAGTTAACGAGTACCTAAAATAGTGCATGATTCGTGAAATGTGTGTGGAATTTACTccaaagaaatgatatttgcaaatgtttttgaaaaaagtgagtaaatataggatttacattaaaaaaattaattttttaatagtaaattttactatttttcaaaacgattacgtgaCGCTTGCGCACTTAACGACTATAACTATACGTAGCATTACTGTAATTAATCTTTTACTGAGTACCTCAAATAGCTCATGAGGATCGAAACAATTTCCAAAACTACTAACACTTGGATCATCCATGTCCTTATCTATctcagaagaaaaataaaaaaacaacatgcgatcaatcgagagagagagagggagagagtacCTCGGTTTCAATCTCCAGTTCAGTTGAGAACTCCTGAGCAGAGAAATTCGACCTGATGGTTCTGGTTTTCAGTCCCAATGTTTTTAAGCATTTAAGAACTTCTACCATAGAATCAAGTCCAGATGCAGGATTGGGCACACTTAGCCTAATCTTGGCTCCCCCTGGTCTGTCCCCTTTCACCGCCACCAAACTTGCTTCAACCTCCAAGTTTCTCCTTTTCAACTCCTTCACAAACCCGTTCAGCTCTTGAATTTCCTTGGACGCCATTTCAATAATGGATTTCTTATCACTCTGCACACAAAATACCGAAAGAACAGATTCATGACTAAGAAGACCATTTTGACTAAGAAAACCACACCCACTTGCAGAAAAATCCGCTCACCTTGGTTCCAAAAGGCAACATGGAATGCAGGGCCATGTAACTTTGCTTCTGCCTCTCCCTCCTCACCCGCTCGTTCATCATGTGCCGAAAACCTCGTTCTTTCTCGTGCTCCTGGATTTCAATTCTCGGATGCCAACTCCTCGTCAAGAATTTCATCATTCTCTTGTTCACGTTCCAGGATTCGGCCCACTACCTGAATTCGCTGCCCCAAATCCAATTCCGGGGCCCTCTGTGTACGCCACAAAAGCGCTTCGGCTCACCGGCGGAGCCTCAAAAGCCTCGAACCAGAACATGTCACTCTGAAAATCCTGTGGGAAAGACGGGTCCATCATTCTTATTTTCTCTAGCTTTGGTTTTCCCGGGGATTTCAAATACCGGTTGTAGCAGTTAAAATAGTACTGTAACGGTCGTTTGGAACCGGGATTAGTATATACAGGGACTCGTCGAAGCATATGTAACACGTGGTCAACGTTGTTTTTTGGTCTTGGAGAATTTGCCATAGTCAAAGCTTACGAGTTAAGCAGTTTATTTTTTAGTCTTGATCTCACGCTTGACCATCGTAAGACTAGTCCATCGTATTGGACCCTTGGtaaagaaaagagaacaaaatatttatagtcgtaagatgagaaaatgttttataaaaattagaagttaaataaaatgttgttagaatattattttttaataatattattattttaaaatttaaaaaaattgaattgaaatttaaaaaagttgaattatttattatattttgtataaaaatttgaaaaaattataataataaaatgatataaattgaaatgatttttcaaTTGAGGAGTCCGTCGGATTTCACATCAACGTCTCTTATTTCACCGcctcaactctttttttttttaaatttttatttttagtgaccTACACGTGGGGGTGATCCTTTCCCTTACTCATAAGCCCCTTTGAGATTAGAAGTAGATGACGTTGATTGTGCACTTCATGTTTGGTAGCTGGAATTTCACCTTGTTTTCGCGTCGGCTCCCTTCTTGCTGAAGCACAACTATgggagaaattatatttgtagtttGAGCAGAGGAATGAATGTGCAATCTCATTGATAAatagggtaaaaaaaaaaaaaaattatttaaaaaagataatattataattttatttttttaaaaatataactatatgaGCTTGCATAAATAATCTTCAAATGGAGAttgtatgtagactaactcatatataaatgaaaaattctatttaccaTTCTTATAATTACCATCTTTTCATCATTCCTAATagttacaaaataaattagacCCAGTTTTGTGTGACTTTCACCATAGATataaagaagagaaggaaaagacaACCTAAATATTAGATCAGCATAATCAACATGGAATCAGCAACCTTAAGCTACAAGATTATGAAGATACTGTTGCTGCTACTTGTGGCATCATAGATGGTTCTAATATGCAAGCACAACCATCATCAAATGGACTTGCTGCTTGTCTTTTGTGATTCATTTACTAGAAAGTCTTTATCTTAGTTGAGTTGTAATGTACCTTTATGTA
Above is a genomic segment from Juglans microcarpa x Juglans regia isolate MS1-56 chromosome 1D, Jm3101_v1.0, whole genome shotgun sequence containing:
- the LOC121252264 gene encoding transcription factor bHLH92-like gives rise to the protein MMKFLTRSWHPRIEIQEHEKERGFRHMMNERVRRERQKQSYMALHSMLPFGTKSDKKSIIEMASKEIQELNGFVKELKRRNLEVEASLVAVKGDRPGGAKIRLSVPNPASGLDSMVEVLKCLKTLGLKTRTIRSNFSAQEFSTELEIETEMGRAAEAEKAIKRTLHLHEVERKLLQHFEEGRRS